A stretch of Gouania willdenowi chromosome 21, fGouWil2.1, whole genome shotgun sequence DNA encodes these proteins:
- the gpr155a gene encoding integral membrane protein GPR155 isoform X1 yields MMEVQTTTTSSFNSSGNQPSPSLTSTMSIDKLIPALLECFGIILCGYIAGRTNIITSTQAKGLGNFVSRFALPALLFKNMVLLDFSNVTWSFLWSILTAKVSVFGIVCVLTLMVASPDSRYSKAGIFSIFATQSNDFALGYPIVEALYKSTHPEYLQYIYLVAPVSLMLLNPIGFALCEIQKWKNEGDRQQNKLLIVGGVIFQVIKNPIVFMVVIGIIAHFALHQTIPPFMVEFVDGLANSFGGAALFYLGLSMVGQLGKLTKSTVGTLILLITAKLLLMPLICKDMVDLLDNSHNSTLNQSSLSDYAFIYGVFPTAPSVALYAIYYNTELEVVTAGMVISTFLAAPIMYVTAWLITIRSMDPQLLLDSLQSVRFNISILSLVALVWTIVVMFLSKKIRRLPHIFSVNLFFAQCLTCIALIVWNFVVKGDNFIGQVLIFTILCISLYSTYLWPGLIALSVVLLKKFDDLKVSLGMLVIAGWGVPVSVTAVLLLAGQRVYGETDVFFFYGRLQIICTLVVLSLSVLLTGGSLICLSRESWTEKKRSEEGNTLFVPEEEPTRDRDTKNQPQYEPVGQFEDPNGGLTCGCTSDQRMPDMIIPINVGNTHPTLAGHCEISCGSTDCLLVEDVELQQVGDRQVARHVLLCLLLTVSNLANVSSCLWLLLSTSPGRLSLELLFFCAVTNYGQGILSFAIFGLDKHLIIQPFKRRLYSLCCRKKLNQQSQTDLPDDVRLTCIQFSIYHKQQCVRDIVKRRGCEITTAVDCFFGCELVDWLQKAGLSQDRDEAVLYGIRLQKGGVLEHLKQEYDFKDSCLHYHFIT; encoded by the exons ATGATGGAGGTCCAAACTACAACAACCTCTAGCTTCAACAGCTCAGGGAACCAGCCATCTCCATCCCTCACCTCCACCATGTCCATTGATAAACTCATCCCAGCTCTCTTGGAGTGCTTTGGGATCATCCTGTGCGGATACATCGCAGGCAGGACCAACATTATCACCTCCACTCAGGCCAAAGGTTTAGGGAATTTTGTCTCCAGGTTTGCTCTTCCTGCTCTGCTCTTCAAGAACATGGTGCTGTTGGACTTCAGCAATGTCACCTGGTCTTTTCTTTGGAGCATCCTCACTGCCAAAGTGTCAGTGTTTGGCATTGTGTGTGTCCTCACACTGATGGTTGCCAGCCCTGACAGCCGCTACAGCAAAGCTGGGATCTTTTCCATATTTGCTACACAAAGCAATGACTTTGCTTTGGGATATCCAATAG TGGAAGCCCTCTATAAGAGCACTCACCCAGAGTACCTGCAGTATATCTACCTGGTTGCACCCGTGTCGCTGATGCTGCTGAATCCCATTGGCTTTGCTCTCTGTGAGATCCAGAAGTGGAAGAATGAGGGAGACCGCCAGCAGAATAAACTCCTGATAGTGGGAGGAGTCATTTTCCAGGTCATCAAGAACCCCATCGTATTTATGGTCGTCATTGGCATCATTGCTCACTTCGCCCTGCATCAGACCATTCCCCCCTTCATGGTGGAGTTTGTTGATGGTCTGGCCAACTCTTTTGGAGGAGCTGCTTTGTTCTATCTGGGCCTTTCCATGGTAGGCCAGCTGGGGAAGTTAACCAAATCCACAGTTGGGACGCTGATATTACTCATCACAGCTAAACT ATTGCTGATGCCGTTAATATGCAAGGACATGGTGGACCTGTTAGATAACAGCCACAACAGCACTTTGAACCAATCCAGTCTCTCTGACTATGCTTTCATTTACGGGGTGTTCCCCACTGCACCCAGTGTGGCTCTTTACGCCATTTATTACAACACAGAGCTAGAAGTT GTGACCGCTGGGATGGTAATCAGCACTTTTCTTGCAGCACCGATTATGTACGTTACAGCCTGGTTGATCACCATCAGGTCAATGGATCCCCAGCTTTTATTGGATTCTTTGCAGAGCGTCAGATTTAACATCAGTATATTGAGTTTAGTTGCACTG GTGTGGACAATAGTCGTCATGTTTTTAAGTAAGAAAATAAGGAGGTTGCCCCATATATTCTCTGTGAACCTCTTCTTTGCACAG TGTCTAACTTGCATTGCATTGATTGTGTGGAACTTTGTGGTGAAAGGAGACAACTTCATTGGGCAGGTCCTGATTTTCACAATATTATGCATCTCGCTCTACAGTACCTACTTATGGCCAG GTTTAATCGCTCTCTCTGTCGTGCTGTTGAAGAAATTTGATGATCTGAAGGTTTCACTGGGCATGTTGGTAATTGCAGGCTGGGG GGTACCCGTGTCGGTAACTGCTGTTTTGCTCTTGGCGGGTCAAAGAGTCTATGGTGAGACGGATGTGTTCTTCTTCTATGGCAGACTACAG ATTATCTGCACCTTGGTTGTACTTTCACTCAGTGTCCTCCTGACCGGAGGTTCATTGATTTGCCTCAGTAGAGAAAGCTGGACTGAAAAAAAGAGAAGTGAAGAAGGAAACACTTTGTTTGTCCCAGAGGAGGAGCCGACAAGGGACAGGGATACAAAAAACCAGCCTCAGTACGAGCCTGTCGGCCAATTTGAAGATCCAAATGGAG GCCTCACATGTGGCTGCACATCGGACCAGCGCATGCCAGACATGATCATCCCCATAAATGTTGGCAACACACACCCCACATTAGCAG GTCATTGTGAGATCAGCTGTGGATCCACAGACTGTCTCCTAGTGGAAGACGTGGAGCTCCAACAGGTCGGAGACAGACAAGTGGCCCGTCATGTGCTGTTGTGTCTGCTTCTGACTGTCAGCAACCTCGCT AATGTGTCCAGCTGCCTGTGGTTACTGTTGAGCACTTCTCCTGGTCGACTGTCCTTAgagctgttgtttttctgtgctGTGACAAACTACGGTCAG GGAATTCTTTCCTTTGCTATTTTTGGGCTGGACAAGCATTTGATCATACAGCCTTTCAAGAGAAG GTTATACAGTCTGTGCTGTCGGAAGAAACTAAATCAGCAGTCACAGACGGATCTACCCGACGACGTCAGGTTGACCTGCATCCAGTTCAGCATTTACCACAAACAGCAATGTGTTCGTGACATTGTGAAGAGAAGAGG ATGTGAGATAACTACTGCTGTGGACTGTTTTTTTGGATGTGAATTGGTGGACTGGCTACAGAAGGCGGGTCTTTCTCAGGACCGCGATGAGGCCGTGCTGTACGGGATTCGTTTACAGAAGGGGGGGGTGTTAGAGCACCTGAAGCAGGAATACGACTTCAAAGACAGCTGCCTTCATTACCACTTCATCACTTGA
- the gpr155a gene encoding integral membrane protein GPR155 isoform X2 has product MMEVQTTTTSSFNSSGNQPSPSLTSTMSIDKLIPALLECFGIILCGYIAGRTNIITSTQAKGLGNFVSRFALPALLFKNMVLLDFSNVTWSFLWSILTAKVSVFGIVCVLTLMVASPDSRYSKAGIFSIFATQSNDFALGYPIVEALYKSTHPEYLQYIYLVAPVSLMLLNPIGFALCEIQKWKNEGDRQQNKLLIVGGVIFQVIKNPIVFMVVIGIIAHFALHQTIPPFMVEFVDGLANSFGGAALFYLGLSMVGQLGKLTKSTVGTLILLITAKLLLMPLICKDMVDLLDNSHNSTLNQSSLSDYAFIYGVFPTAPSVALYAIYYNTELEVVTAGMVISTFLAAPIMYVTAWLITIRSMDPQLLLDSLQSVRFNISILSLVALVWTIVVMFLSKKIRRLPHIFSVNLFFAQCLTCIALIVWNFVVKGDNFIGQVLIFTILCISLYSTYLWPGLIALSVVLLKKFDDLKVSLGMLVIAGWGVPVSVTAVLLLAGQRVYGETDVFFFYGRLQIICTLVVLSLSVLLTGGSLICLSRESWTEKKRSEEGNTLFVPEEEPTRDRDTKNQPQYEPVGQFEDPNGGLTCGCTSDQRMPDMIIPINVGNTHPTLAGHCEISCGSTDCLLVEDVELQQVGDRQVARHVLLCLLLTVSNLAVIQSVLSEETKSAVTDGSTRRRQVDLHPVQHLPQTAMCS; this is encoded by the exons ATGATGGAGGTCCAAACTACAACAACCTCTAGCTTCAACAGCTCAGGGAACCAGCCATCTCCATCCCTCACCTCCACCATGTCCATTGATAAACTCATCCCAGCTCTCTTGGAGTGCTTTGGGATCATCCTGTGCGGATACATCGCAGGCAGGACCAACATTATCACCTCCACTCAGGCCAAAGGTTTAGGGAATTTTGTCTCCAGGTTTGCTCTTCCTGCTCTGCTCTTCAAGAACATGGTGCTGTTGGACTTCAGCAATGTCACCTGGTCTTTTCTTTGGAGCATCCTCACTGCCAAAGTGTCAGTGTTTGGCATTGTGTGTGTCCTCACACTGATGGTTGCCAGCCCTGACAGCCGCTACAGCAAAGCTGGGATCTTTTCCATATTTGCTACACAAAGCAATGACTTTGCTTTGGGATATCCAATAG TGGAAGCCCTCTATAAGAGCACTCACCCAGAGTACCTGCAGTATATCTACCTGGTTGCACCCGTGTCGCTGATGCTGCTGAATCCCATTGGCTTTGCTCTCTGTGAGATCCAGAAGTGGAAGAATGAGGGAGACCGCCAGCAGAATAAACTCCTGATAGTGGGAGGAGTCATTTTCCAGGTCATCAAGAACCCCATCGTATTTATGGTCGTCATTGGCATCATTGCTCACTTCGCCCTGCATCAGACCATTCCCCCCTTCATGGTGGAGTTTGTTGATGGTCTGGCCAACTCTTTTGGAGGAGCTGCTTTGTTCTATCTGGGCCTTTCCATGGTAGGCCAGCTGGGGAAGTTAACCAAATCCACAGTTGGGACGCTGATATTACTCATCACAGCTAAACT ATTGCTGATGCCGTTAATATGCAAGGACATGGTGGACCTGTTAGATAACAGCCACAACAGCACTTTGAACCAATCCAGTCTCTCTGACTATGCTTTCATTTACGGGGTGTTCCCCACTGCACCCAGTGTGGCTCTTTACGCCATTTATTACAACACAGAGCTAGAAGTT GTGACCGCTGGGATGGTAATCAGCACTTTTCTTGCAGCACCGATTATGTACGTTACAGCCTGGTTGATCACCATCAGGTCAATGGATCCCCAGCTTTTATTGGATTCTTTGCAGAGCGTCAGATTTAACATCAGTATATTGAGTTTAGTTGCACTG GTGTGGACAATAGTCGTCATGTTTTTAAGTAAGAAAATAAGGAGGTTGCCCCATATATTCTCTGTGAACCTCTTCTTTGCACAG TGTCTAACTTGCATTGCATTGATTGTGTGGAACTTTGTGGTGAAAGGAGACAACTTCATTGGGCAGGTCCTGATTTTCACAATATTATGCATCTCGCTCTACAGTACCTACTTATGGCCAG GTTTAATCGCTCTCTCTGTCGTGCTGTTGAAGAAATTTGATGATCTGAAGGTTTCACTGGGCATGTTGGTAATTGCAGGCTGGGG GGTACCCGTGTCGGTAACTGCTGTTTTGCTCTTGGCGGGTCAAAGAGTCTATGGTGAGACGGATGTGTTCTTCTTCTATGGCAGACTACAG ATTATCTGCACCTTGGTTGTACTTTCACTCAGTGTCCTCCTGACCGGAGGTTCATTGATTTGCCTCAGTAGAGAAAGCTGGACTGAAAAAAAGAGAAGTGAAGAAGGAAACACTTTGTTTGTCCCAGAGGAGGAGCCGACAAGGGACAGGGATACAAAAAACCAGCCTCAGTACGAGCCTGTCGGCCAATTTGAAGATCCAAATGGAG GCCTCACATGTGGCTGCACATCGGACCAGCGCATGCCAGACATGATCATCCCCATAAATGTTGGCAACACACACCCCACATTAGCAG GTCATTGTGAGATCAGCTGTGGATCCACAGACTGTCTCCTAGTGGAAGACGTGGAGCTCCAACAGGTCGGAGACAGACAAGTGGCCCGTCATGTGCTGTTGTGTCTGCTTCTGACTGTCAGCAACCTCGCT GTTATACAGTCTGTGCTGTCGGAAGAAACTAAATCAGCAGTCACAGACGGATCTACCCGACGACGTCAGGTTGACCTGCATCCAGTTCAGCATTTACCACAAACAGCAATGTGTTCGTGA
- the scrn3 gene encoding LOW QUALITY PROTEIN: secernin-3 (The sequence of the model RefSeq protein was modified relative to this genomic sequence to represent the inferred CDS: substituted 1 base at 1 genomic stop codon) → MVAYGELHSVTSCVVCVSVSRVNNQSRNETNEKQLLSELGSAVRSPQRLGLERAATADKAVEVITELLGKHGQGGSCMEDDSGFTYHNSFLISDRTEAWLLETSGKYWAAERIEGGYRNISNQYGITTTIDKEHPGMRAYAQSKGWWDAIKFNFATVYSFTTTARIEASGSXYCEGKRLLEAKKGHINAEAMMEILRDKDSGINMEGMFMTTGSMVSVVPTEPTLPGVHYFTATPDPEKSVFKPFIFVQNALPLKETSSPSYGSDDPVKKKPRFQSKPDRKHQLFVKHKVVAAIIDSYKDRGQKITENMRKLEKNTMETMEEFLSHGVMEQECLVNQFSTSVQEEVAVYNTH, encoded by the exons ATGGTTGCTTACGG CGAACTTCACTCCGTGACGTCATGTGTCGTTTGTGTTTCCGTGTCGCGGGTCAACAACCAGTCCAGAAATGAAACTAACGAGAAACAACTACTGAGTGAATTAGGCAGCGCTGTTCGGTCACCACAGAG GCTTGGACTGGAGAGGGCTGCTACAGCTGATAAAGCTGTGGAGGTGATCACTGAGCTGCTGGGGAAACACGGACAGGGAGGATCCTGCATGGAGGACGACAGTGGCTTCACATACCACAACAGCTTTCTCATTTCAGACAGGACGGAGGCATGGCTGCTGGAAACATCAGGGAAATACTGGGCTGCAGAGAGAATAGAAG GTGGATATCGCAACATCTCTAACCAGTACGGCATAACAACCACGATTGACAAAGAGCATCCAGGAATGAGGGCGTACGCTCAGAGCAAAGGCTGGTGGGATGCAATAAAGTTCAACTTCGCCACCGTCTACTCTTTCACCACGACAGCCAGAATAGAAGCTTCTGGAAGCTGATACTGTGAGGGAAAGAGGCTGTTGGAAGCAAAAAAAg GTCACATTAATGCTGAGGCAATGATGGAGATCCTGAGAGACAAGGACAGCGGCATCAACATGGAAGGCATGTTCATGACAACAGGAAGTATGGTGTCAGTGGTACCCACAGAACCCACCCTGCCAGGTGTCCATTATTTTACAGCAACTCCAGATCCTGAAAA gtcagtgttcaaACCCTTCATTTTTGTCCAAAATGCTCTGCCTCTCAAGGAGACGTCCTCCCCAAGCTACGGTTCAGACGACCCCGTGAAGAAGAAACCTCGCTTTCAGAGCAAACCTGACCGTAAACACCAGCTATTTGTCAAACACAAAGTAGTGGCGGCCATCATCGACTCCTATAAG GACAGAGGACAGAAGATTACAGAAAACATGAGGAAGCTTGAGAAGAACACAATGGAAACAATGGAGGAATTTCTTTCACATGGTGTTATGGAGCAGGAATGTTTGGTGAACCAGTTCTCTACTTCAGTTCAGGAGGAAGTGGCCGTCTACAACACCCACTAA